The genomic interval CAGGTGCAGACCTGTCAGCTGTCGTCGCTGACCGACCTGAGGACCGAGTCGGCCTCGGTGCGGGCCAAGGAAGTCGCCTATCTCAACGACCTGATCTCGCTGGGGATCGACGGATTCCGGCTGGACGCCGCCAAACACATGGCGGTGGCCGACATCGCGGCGATCAAGGCCGGTCTGACCAAGCCCTCGTCGTACCTCTACCAGGAGGTGATCGAGGGTGGCGCCAACAGCCCAACCCAGTACACCGGCAACGGTGACGTGACCGACTTCCGCTATGGCGACGTGGTCGGGGCGGCCTTCCAGAGCGCAAGTCCGGCAAGCCTTTCCACGTTGCCCTCGCAGATGCTCCTGGCCACCGGCAAGGCCCAGGTGTTCATCGACAACCACGACACCGAGCGCAACGGCCGCACGAAGCTCAATTACAAGAACGGCGACCGCTACTACCTGGCCGAGGGTTTCATGCTGGCCTACCCGTTCGGCACCCCCGCGGTGATGTCCGGGTACGCCTTCAGCAGTTCCGACGCCGGTCCGCCGGCCGGCAGCAACGGCACCACCACCGACACCTCCTGCGGCAGCGGCTGGACCTGCCAGCACCGCGACCGCCGGATCGCCAACATGGTCGCCCTGCGCAATGCGGCCCGGGGCAGCGCCGTGACCAACTGGTGGAGCAACGGCAGCTCGCAGATCGGTTTCGGCCGGGGGGCGGTCGCTTACACGGCCTTCAACACCGCGGGCAGCTCGGTGACCCGCACCTTCCAGACGAGTCTGCCGGCCGGTACCTACTGCGACGTGATGAGCGGTGACTACTCGGCCGGGTCCTGTTCGGGCACCCGGTACACGGTGGCCGCCAACGGTACGTTCACCGCGACGCTGGCGGCCAACCGGTCACTGGCCCTCTACACCGGCGCCCGGATCTGATGCACGGGGCGGCGGGGCGGTTCGGTCACGCCCCGCCGTCCGACCGGGCCAGGAGGATCTCGCCGACGGCGCGGAAGAGGCCCGGGTCCAGATCGAGGGCCTGCAGCCGCGACAGGCGCACGGACAGCGACGGCGCGGTGGTGATGCACTCCATCACCCGGGCCTTGGTCACGTACTCGATCTGGGCCCGGTCAAGAACGGCGAAAACACGCTGGTGGACGTTGTTGTCACCCAGAAGGGGCCGGTCACCGAGGATGATCCGCACGGTGGCCGAGGAAGGAACGGCCTCGACGACGACGGACGTCCGGGTGCCCTCCCGGACGATCCGGGCCGGCACCGGTACGTCGTCCACCGTGGCGACGGGTTCGATGCCCGGAGCCAGCGCCGGGAACGTGACGGTCCAGCTGCGCACGTCGGGCACCGTCCCGCCTGCCCCCTGCACCGGGCCGATCCTGAGGATGCCGGGGTCCTGGGCGAGGCGGATCGGGGTGCGGGCCACCGGACCCTCCACCGTCCCGTCGTCCTCGAGCAGGTCGAAGGAGCCGTCGGCCCCCACCACGACCAGCAGTTCCAGGTGCCCGGGGTTGACCGGGTCGTTGCCCGGCACCTGCGCGGCGTCCAGCGGGACGAGCGCCCCGGCCGGGGCGAGCACCGGCACGGTCTCGAGGTCACGGTGCAGGTGGATCTCGCGCTCGCCGTCGTAGACCAGGTCGGTGAACACGTCGACCCAGGTGCCGGGCGGCAGCCAGGCCGCGACCGCGGCCAGGCCGGTGGTCCGGTCGGCCGGTTCGGTGACGGGCGCGACGATCAGCTGGGTGCCGAACTGGTACTGGTTGGGCACCTGGTAGGCCGCGTCGGCGTCGGGATGGGCGTAGTAGAGGGGCAGGACCAGCGGCAGGCCGTCGGTGGCGGCGCGGTGGTTCATGGTGTGCAGGTAGGGCACGAGACGATGCCGCAGCCGCAGGAACCGCGTCATGATCGCCTCGATGTGGGCCGGGAAGGTCCACGGTTCCTTGGCGATGAACGGGTTGTTGCCCGAGTGCAGCCGCATGATCGGCGAGAACACGCCGAACTGCAGCCAGCGGGTGGCCAGTTCGTCGTCGCGGGCTCCGAAGAAGTGACCGCCGATGTCGTGGCTCCACCAGCCGTAGCCGATGTTGGCGGCCGTGGCGGTGAAGTAGGGCTGGAAGGCCAGGGACGCCCAGGAGATCACGGTGTCGCCGGAGAAACCGACGGGGTAGCGGTGGTTTCCCGGGCCGGCGTAGCGGGAGAGGGTGAGGGCGCGCCGGTCTGCGCGGGCGTTGTCGAGGAAGTGGAAGTGGTTGAGCATCCACAGCGGGTCGATCCCGGCGATGCGCGAGTACGGCCCGGACTGCCAGTCCAGCCACCAGAAGTCGACGCCGTCACGTTCCAGGCCGCGGTGCAGCACCTGGAAGTAGGCGGCCAGGAAAGCCGGGTCGGTGACGTCGAAAGCGATCGGGTCGCCGTCACCGTCACCGTTTCTGACCTGGCCCAGGGCTGCGGCCATGGCCGGATAGGCGTCCTCGAAGGCCCGCACGCCGTCGGCGGGGTGCACGTTGAGGGTGACGCGCAGGCCCTTCGCGTGCAGGTGGCGCAGGAACTGCGCCGGGTCGGGGAAGAGGTCGCGGTTCCAGGAGTATCCGGTCCAGCCGCTGCCGTGGGCCGGGTCGACGTCGACCAGGTGCCAGTCCATGTCCAGCACGCTGACCGAGAACGGGATGCCCTCGGCCCGGAAGCGGTCCATCAGCTCGAGATAGGAGTCGGCGGTGTAGCGGTAGTACCGGCTCCACCAGTTGCCCAGGGCGTAGCGCGGCAGCACCGGCGTGGGGCCGGAGACGGCGTAGAAGGCCCGCAGGGCGGCGGCGTAGTCGTGACCGTAGGCGAACACGTAAAGGTCGGTGCGGTCGACGTGGTCGGCACTCACCCAGCCGTCCGGCTCGAACAGGAACGAGTGCGAGTCGTCGATCACGGCGTAGCCGTTGCGGGAGACCACGCCGTGCTCCAGGGGAACGGCGCCGTCGCGGTCGTCGAGCGTGCGGGCGGTGCCACCCAGATCGTCCGGGCTCTGCCCGTACCGCCACACCGAGTGGTAGGCGCTGACGCCGCCCAGGACCTCCAGGCTCAGCCCGCTGGTGGTGAACGGGCCCCGGTCGTAGGTCAGACGCAGGCGCTCGGTCACGATCGTCAGATGGGTGCTGGTCTCCATCACGCGAAAGTCCGGCACCGGCAGGTTCCGGTTCACCGCGAAGGTGGAGGCGCGGTCCTCGAAGACGCCGTCGGCGGCGTACTCCAGCCGCAGCAGCCCGGCGTCGAGCACCATGATGCGGTATCGGTCGCCGGTGACCACGGCGGCCGGTGCGGCGGCCGGGCGGGACGCAAGGCGGGGCGGGAACGTCATGTTCATCAGTCCTTGACCGATCCGGAGGTGAGTCCACCGACGATGTACCGCTGCAGGAACTGGAACAGCAGCACCACCGGCAGAGCGGTCAGCAGGGCGCCGGCGGCGAAGACACCCAGGTTGTTCGAGCGGTCGGCCGCGATGATGCCGTAGAGCCCGACGGCGAGGGTCTTGGCCTGGGTGTCGGTGAGGAAGATGGAGGCCATCAGGAACTCACCGATGACGCTGACGAAGGCCAGCAGCCCGGTGACGGCCAGGACCGGGCGGGCCAGCGGCAGGATGATCCGGAAGAAGATCGTGGCGTGGCCGGCGCCGTCCACCACGGCCGCCTCGTCGAGCTGGCGCGGGATGGTGTCGAAGAAGCCCTTGATCAGCCAGACCTGGCCCAGGGATCCGCCCAGGAGCACCAGGCTGTACCCGAGCAGCGTGTTCAGCCCGAGGGCCGGCACCACCTCGCCGATCGCGGTGAACATGCTGTAGAGCGCGATGACGGCGAGGAACTGGGGGAACATCTGGATCAGCAGCAGGCTCAGCTGGCCGCCGCGACGGCCCCGGAACCGCAGGCGGGAGAACGCGTAGGCGGCCAGGGCGCTGCAGAACACCTGCACCCCGGTGACCACCACGCAGACCACGAGCGTGTTCAGCAGCCACCGCGCGAACGGGCGGGCCGGGTCGTCGAAGAGGGCCGCGAAGTTCTCCAGGCTCAGGTGTTTCGGGATGACGCCGGTGGAGGCGACCGTGCCCAGGGGGTTGAAGGCCGCGGAGACCACGTAGGCGACGGGGACGACGGCGAACAGCACGGCCACCAGACCCACACCGTGACGCCACCCGACCTCGCGCCACCATCGTCCTGTGCTCATCTCAGTTCATCTCCTCGAGCCGACGGGTGATGCGGTACTGCGCGGCGGCCATGATCGCGGTGATGGCGAACAACAGCGTGGCGATCGCGGCGGCGAAGCCCAGTTGCGCACCGTTGCCGCCGAAGGCCAGGCGCACCGTGTAGCTGATGAGGATGTCGGTGGCGCCGGCGTCGGGGTTGCCCGGACTGAACGGACCGCCGTGGGTGAGTAGCTCGATCACGTTGTAGTTGTTGAAGTTGAACGCGAACGACGCCACCAGCAGGGGCGTGACCGCCACCAGCAGCAGCGGGAAGGTGATGCGGCGGAAAGCGGTGAACCCACCGGCACCGTCGATGCTGGCCGCCTCCCTCAGATCGGACGGGATGGCCTGCAGGGCCCCGGTCGAGACCAGGAACATGTAGGGGAACCCGAGCCACAGGTTCGTCAGCAGCAGCGCGACCTTGGCCCACAGCGCGCTGCCCAGCCAGTTCACGTGCAGGCCGGTGATCTGGTTGATGAGGCCGAAGTCCTGATTGTAGAAGCCCGACCAGACCAGGATGCTGATGAAGCCGGGGATGGCGTACGGCAGCAGGAGCACCGAGCGGTACACCTTCTGCCCGCGCACCCGGGAGTCGTTCAGCGTCACGGCCAGGCCCAGCCCGACCAGGAAGGTCAGGGCCACCGAGGCCGTCGCGAAGACCACGTTCCAGATGAAGATCCGGGTGAAGCCACTCAGGATGTGCTGGTCGGTGAACGCGCGCCGGTAGTTGGCCAGACCCACGTCCGAGCGCCAGGACTGGTCGGACAGCCGGGTGCCGTCCGGGCCGACGAAATACTCACGGTCGCCCTCGCGCGCGGTGGTGTAGCGCACGCCGGTGACGGTGTTTGTGATCGTGCCGGTGCCCTGGTCGTACTGCAGGGTGCGGCGGCCCTCGTAGGCCTCGTGCAGTCCGCGCTGACGGATCGCGCCGTTGCCGGTGGGCACGGTGAAATCCCGCAGCCGGTCGGCGGCGGCGTTCACCTGCAGCGGGGTGAGGATCGTGTAACCGGTTGCCGCACTGACGAAATTGTCGGTGACCGTGACGGCGGAGCGCTCCAGCGGTGCCAGGCCCGCCTCGGTGCCGGAGTAGAGCGCGCCACTCTTCTGGTCGACGAGAAAGAACGTGATCGGGCCCGAAGCGGGTGAGCCGGTGGTGGCCACACTCAGGTTGAACTTCGGGGAGTCCGGGACCTGGACGACGGAGTTGGCCAGGATGCGCTCGACGGTCTCCTGCCGTGTGGTGCGGGTGCCGTCGCCGTAGTTGGTGGTGGACAGCTGCAGCGTGGACAGCACCGGGACGACGATGAACAGGATCAGCAGCAGGGTGCCGGGGACCAGGTACTTGGCCGGGACCGCGCGGGCCGTGGCGTAGGTGGCCAGGACCACCGCGATGACGGCCCAGACGATGGCCAGGAAGACGTAGTGGCGACCGGCGATCAGCACCGGGGTCAGCGCCGCCGCGGTCCCCACCGCCGTGCCCAGGCAGAGCACCCGGATCACGGCGGTGGCGACGATCGAAGGTGCTTTCACGGGGCCGTGACGGCACTGCGGATCGCGGTGCCGGCCGACGTCATCGTCGCGGCCGGGTCTTCCCCGCCGACGATCGAGGCGAACGCCTGGCTCAGGGCCGGCCAGACCCCGGCCATGAACGGGAAGTCCGGCAGCAGCGAGGCGTTCTTCGCCCCGGCGGCGAGCTTGGCCATGTCCGGGTCCTTCGCCGAGACGGCCTTCAGCACGTCGGTGCGGGCCGGGGGACGCGGGTCCTCGTCGTACATGGCGGTCATCGCCTCGGGGGTGTTCATCGTCTTGGTGACGAATTCCTCGGCGAAGGCCGGGTTCTTGGCGTTCGACAGGGTCCAGAAGGCCTGCACACCGAGGAAGGGCGCCGCGGGCGCCTCACCCTGGAAACCCGGGATCGGGGTGATGTCGTAGGACACCTCGGACTTGCGGATGTCGGCCAGGGCCCAGGGCCCGGACACCAGGTAGGCGGACTTGCCCTCGGTGAACTGGGCGATGGCGTTGGTGCCGTCGATGGAGCGCGAGAGCACCTTGGAGCCCTTCTCGCCCAGGGCGGCGATCTTCTGCGCGGCCTTGACCGAGGCCTCGTCGCCAATGCCCACCTGCTCCGGGTCGTACTGGCCGTCGGGCTTCTTGCCGAACAGGCTGCCGCCGGCCGAACTGAAGAACGCGTACAGATGGTAGGCGTCCCCCTCCTGCCCGACCGGAAGAGCGAGGGCCCGCTTGACCTTTCCCTTGCCGACCGCGGCCTGGCCGGTACCGACCAGGTCCTCGACGGTCGAGGGGGCCTTGGCCACGGCGTCGGTGTTGCGGTAGAGCACCAGGTTCTCCGTGCCGTACGGCAGGGCCCACACCTGGTCGTTGCGGGTCACGGAGGTCACGGCCCCCTCGTCGTACGCCGACAGGTCGTCTGCGGTCAGGGACAGCGGGGCGACCGCGCCGTTCTGCAGGGCGCCGCCCAGGAAGTCGTTGGGCAGGGTGACGATGTCGGGCCCGTTACCGGCCGCGTTCGCGGTGATCGCGTTGGCGGCCAGGTCGGAGGCGATGACCTGGACCGCGACCGAGATCCCGTTCTCCTGGCCGAACTTCTTCGCGATCGGGGTGACCGCCCGGCTGGCCGGTTCCGTCGTCCAGATCACCAGATCGGCGTCCTGGCGCGAGGGAGCGTCGCTCGCGCCGGGCGAGCCGGCCGGGGTCGCGGCGTCCGGGCTGCCCCCGGCGTCCGAGCCGCCCCCGGAGCACGCCACCAGCGCGAACAAGACCACCGTGGCCGCCCCGGCCAGGCCGTGGCGACCCCGGAGGGCACCGCGACGTTCCGGAACACGTTGCCTACGAGTCGACTTCATCGGGACTCCTCCTGTGCGCGGTCACGGTGCCACGTCGTGCCGGGACAGATCCTGATTCCACCCGGCTTGCGTAAGCGCTTACGCGGTCTCAGCGTGGAGCATCAGCAGAAGGCACGTCAACATGTCCGGGTTGACGACTTCCTCAAAGATTTATTAAACCATCGCCGCAGGCCGACGGCCTGATAGCAGGATGCGGCCCATAGCGCGCAAGCGCTTACGCATATACGGTGACGCGGTGGCAAAGAGACCGACGGCGCTCAACATGGCCGACCTGGCTAGCCGTGCCGGGGTGTCCATCGCGACGGTCTCCCGGGCGCTCAGCGGTGCACCCGGGGTGTCGTCCCAGACCCGGCAGCGCATCAAAGACCTGGCCCAGGACCTGTCGTACACGGTCTCTCCCGACGCCGCCCGGCTGGCCCGCGGGTCCAACGGCCGCATCGCGGTGGTGACGCCCGACGTGGCCCACTGGTTCTACGCGGCCATGCTCGGGGGCATCGTGACCGCCCTGCACGGAACCGATCTCGACGTGCTGCTCTACGAGGTCAAGGACGAGCGCGAGCGCCGCCGGTTCTTCGAGGACCTGCCCGCCCGCCGTCAGGTGGACGCCCTGATCCTGGTCGCCCTGCCGATCAGCGACGACGAACGCCGGCGCCTGGACCTGATGGACGTCACCGTCGTGATGGCCGGGGGTGTGCTCGGGGAGCACCCGCACGTGCGCATCGACGACGTGACCGCGGGGCGGCAGGCCGCGACGCAGCTGGTGCGGGCCGGGCACCGGCGCATCGCCATGCTGAACTCGTCGGGCACCTGGAGTCTGGAGTACGCCGCGCCCAGCGCCCGGCTGCAGGGCTTCACGCAGGCTCTGGAGGCGGCCGGCCTCGAGGTGCACCCCGAACTGATCGTCCATCGCCGCTGGGGCAGCCATGGCGGGGTCGAGGGGATGAGCGATCTGCTGAGTCTGCCCGAGCCGCCGACGGCGGTCGTGACCTTCTCCGACGAGGTGGCCTTCGGGGCGCTGCGCACCCTGCGCCGGGCCGGTGTGGCCGTCCCCCACACCCTGTCGGTCGTCGGGATCGACGACCATCATCTGGCCGACATGTTCGACCTCACCACGGTGCATCAGCCCGTGGCGCAGCAGGGCGCCGAGGCCGGGAGGCTGGCCCAGCAGATCCTGCAGCAGGGTGACGTCAGCACGCCGCACATCACGCTGCCCACGCACCTGGTGGCCAGAGGGACGAGCGGCCCGCCTCCGCAATGAGGGCAACGTGAGGCGACGTGGGGCGGAAGGAGGCTGCTGTTCTTCGCCCCTTCACCCGGGGAAGCGTTGCCGGACGCGAAATGCTCCGGTGCCTCTCCGGATTCAGGCTGGTGGAGTCACGGTCCCGCCGGGGTCCGGGTGCGGCTCGACCTTCCGGTACGAGGAGTAACGTCTACGATGCGCGGATGACAGTGCCGACCCGGACCCGGCCGCACCTGGGTGCTCGCCTCGAGAACGCCGTGATGGGCCGGATCGCCGACGTGCTGCGCCGCTTCGGGTGGCACCCGCTGGCCGTGCCGTACACCGGATACGGATCCGCCCCCGCCGACGACCAGGGCTGGGTCCGGGTGCTGATGCGGGTGAAACTCAGCCCACCCCGCACGGACCCTCAGGACGAGAGCTCCGAGGACGACGAGGGCGGCCGCTGGTGGCGGAAGTTCTTCACCGTCGGGCTGGGCGACGTGCCGGTCACGGTACGGGTGGGCGACCGCGTGCACGAGGTCAGCAGCGGGCGGGGCGGATACATCGACGCGGTGCTGGCCAGCGACCTGACTCCCGGCTGGCACGAGGTGCCGGTGCGGGTGGAGGGGCGCCCGGCGGCGACGGCGGACCTGCGGGTGGTCGGGCCCGACGAGCGGCTGGGACTGATCAGCGACATCGACGACACGGTGATGGTCACGGCCCTGCCGCGACCGCTGCTGGCGTTCTGGAACACCTTCGTGGTCAAGGAGACCAGCCGCCGCCCGGTGCCGGGGATGGCAGCGCTGTACGGACGGCTGCGCGAGCCGGAACCGGACGCCCTGGTCGTCTATCTCTCCACCGGCGCCTGGAACGTCGCCCGGGCGATCTCCCGGTTCCTCGAGCGCCACGACTACCCGCGCGGCCCGCTGCTGATGACCGACTGGGGGCCGACGAACGACGGCTGGTTCCGCTCCGGCCGCGACCACAAGCACCGCGAACTGCGCCGCCTGGTCGGCGATCTTCCCCAGCTGCGCTGGGTCCTGGTCGGGGACGACGGACAGCACGACCCGCAGTTGTACGAGGACCTCGCCGGCGAGGTTCCGCAGTCCCTGCGGATGGTCCTGATCCGGCAGCTCTCGGCGGTGGAACAGGTCCTCACCCACGGTTCTCCCCTGCCGCCCCCGAACCAGAGCCAGGCCCTGAACGCTCCCAGTCCCGTGCCATGGCTGCGCGGCACCGACGGTGCCGCACTGACCGCTCAACTCGAGCAGGCGCGTCCTTCATCGGAAAAGCCTTCATCGGGAAAGCCTTCATCGGGAACCTGAGCCGGGACGCGGCCGGACGGCCGATCCCACCTACTGAGCAGACGTCAGTGCTCGCACCATTGCCTCGTGAGCCGGCGTCGGGTGCCCCTCGTCGAACAGGTAGTCGTGGCCCTGCTGCAGGCCACCGTCATCATCGATCCACCAGTCGTAGCGGTCGTCCACGCCCCAGGTGGTGTAGGAGACGCAGGTAGGTGAGCGCAGACAGGTGGCCAGCACGGCGGCGTACTGCTCCGCCTGGGCGTCGGTTCCCCGGTCGTCGGTGACGTCGTTCTCGGAGATGCGCACGTGC from Kineosporia sp. NBRC 101731 carries:
- a CDS encoding alpha-amylase family protein; this encodes MFRRILAAASATALAVGLLLQTAPVASAAPPAGQNDTIVHLFEWNWPSVGRECTSNLGPKGYGAVQVSPPQEHIVLSGSGYPWWQDYQPISYQLVTRRGNRAAFAAMVSTCHAAGVKVYVDAVLNHMQGANQSGTGSAGNTFSNLNNPAVPYTSSDFHTPCAINDYNSVTQVQTCQLSSLTDLRTESASVRAKEVAYLNDLISLGIDGFRLDAAKHMAVADIAAIKAGLTKPSSYLYQEVIEGGANSPTQYTGNGDVTDFRYGDVVGAAFQSASPASLSTLPSQMLLATGKAQVFIDNHDTERNGRTKLNYKNGDRYYLAEGFMLAYPFGTPAVMSGYAFSSSDAGPPAGSNGTTTDTSCGSGWTCQHRDRRIANMVALRNAARGSAVTNWWSNGSSQIGFGRGAVAYTAFNTAGSSVTRTFQTSLPAGTYCDVMSGDYSAGSCSGTRYTVAANGTFTATLAANRSLALYTGARI
- a CDS encoding TIM-barrel domain-containing protein, whose product is MTFPPRLASRPAAAPAAVVTGDRYRIMVLDAGLLRLEYAADGVFEDRASTFAVNRNLPVPDFRVMETSTHLTIVTERLRLTYDRGPFTTSGLSLEVLGGVSAYHSVWRYGQSPDDLGGTARTLDDRDGAVPLEHGVVSRNGYAVIDDSHSFLFEPDGWVSADHVDRTDLYVFAYGHDYAAALRAFYAVSGPTPVLPRYALGNWWSRYYRYTADSYLELMDRFRAEGIPFSVSVLDMDWHLVDVDPAHGSGWTGYSWNRDLFPDPAQFLRHLHAKGLRVTLNVHPADGVRAFEDAYPAMAAALGQVRNGDGDGDPIAFDVTDPAFLAAYFQVLHRGLERDGVDFWWLDWQSGPYSRIAGIDPLWMLNHFHFLDNARADRRALTLSRYAGPGNHRYPVGFSGDTVISWASLAFQPYFTATAANIGYGWWSHDIGGHFFGARDDELATRWLQFGVFSPIMRLHSGNNPFIAKEPWTFPAHIEAIMTRFLRLRHRLVPYLHTMNHRAATDGLPLVLPLYYAHPDADAAYQVPNQYQFGTQLIVAPVTEPADRTTGLAAVAAWLPPGTWVDVFTDLVYDGEREIHLHRDLETVPVLAPAGALVPLDAAQVPGNDPVNPGHLELLVVVGADGSFDLLEDDGTVEGPVARTPIRLAQDPGILRIGPVQGAGGTVPDVRSWTVTFPALAPGIEPVATVDDVPVPARIVREGTRTSVVVEAVPSSATVRIILGDRPLLGDNNVHQRVFAVLDRAQIEYVTKARVMECITTAPSLSVRLSRLQALDLDPGLFRAVGEILLARSDGGA
- a CDS encoding ABC transporter permease subunit; the protein is MSTGRWWREVGWRHGVGLVAVLFAVVPVAYVVSAAFNPLGTVASTGVIPKHLSLENFAALFDDPARPFARWLLNTLVVCVVVTGVQVFCSALAAYAFSRLRFRGRRGGQLSLLLIQMFPQFLAVIALYSMFTAIGEVVPALGLNTLLGYSLVLLGGSLGQVWLIKGFFDTIPRQLDEAAVVDGAGHATIFFRIILPLARPVLAVTGLLAFVSVIGEFLMASIFLTDTQAKTLAVGLYGIIAADRSNNLGVFAAGALLTALPVVLLFQFLQRYIVGGLTSGSVKD
- a CDS encoding ABC transporter permease subunit: MKAPSIVATAVIRVLCLGTAVGTAAALTPVLIAGRHYVFLAIVWAVIAVVLATYATARAVPAKYLVPGTLLLILFIVVPVLSTLQLSTTNYGDGTRTTRQETVERILANSVVQVPDSPKFNLSVATTGSPASGPITFFLVDQKSGALYSGTEAGLAPLERSAVTVTDNFVSAATGYTILTPLQVNAAADRLRDFTVPTGNGAIRQRGLHEAYEGRRTLQYDQGTGTITNTVTGVRYTTAREGDREYFVGPDGTRLSDQSWRSDVGLANYRRAFTDQHILSGFTRIFIWNVVFATASVALTFLVGLGLAVTLNDSRVRGQKVYRSVLLLPYAIPGFISILVWSGFYNQDFGLINQITGLHVNWLGSALWAKVALLLTNLWLGFPYMFLVSTGALQAIPSDLREAASIDGAGGFTAFRRITFPLLLVAVTPLLVASFAFNFNNYNVIELLTHGGPFSPGNPDAGATDILISYTVRLAFGGNGAQLGFAAAIATLLFAITAIMAAAQYRITRRLEEMN
- a CDS encoding extracellular solute-binding protein — its product is MKSTRRQRVPERRGALRGRHGLAGAATVVLFALVACSGGGSDAGGSPDAATPAGSPGASDAPSRQDADLVIWTTEPASRAVTPIAKKFGQENGISVAVQVIASDLAANAITANAAGNGPDIVTLPNDFLGGALQNGAVAPLSLTADDLSAYDEGAVTSVTRNDQVWALPYGTENLVLYRNTDAVAKAPSTVEDLVGTGQAAVGKGKVKRALALPVGQEGDAYHLYAFFSSAGGSLFGKKPDGQYDPEQVGIGDEASVKAAQKIAALGEKGSKVLSRSIDGTNAIAQFTEGKSAYLVSGPWALADIRKSEVSYDITPIPGFQGEAPAAPFLGVQAFWTLSNAKNPAFAEEFVTKTMNTPEAMTAMYDEDPRPPARTDVLKAVSAKDPDMAKLAAGAKNASLLPDFPFMAGVWPALSQAFASIVGGEDPAATMTSAGTAIRSAVTAP
- a CDS encoding LacI family DNA-binding transcriptional regulator, which codes for MAKRPTALNMADLASRAGVSIATVSRALSGAPGVSSQTRQRIKDLAQDLSYTVSPDAARLARGSNGRIAVVTPDVAHWFYAAMLGGIVTALHGTDLDVLLYEVKDERERRRFFEDLPARRQVDALILVALPISDDERRRLDLMDVTVVMAGGVLGEHPHVRIDDVTAGRQAATQLVRAGHRRIAMLNSSGTWSLEYAAPSARLQGFTQALEAAGLEVHPELIVHRRWGSHGGVEGMSDLLSLPEPPTAVVTFSDEVAFGALRTLRRAGVAVPHTLSVVGIDDHHLADMFDLTTVHQPVAQQGAEAGRLAQQILQQGDVSTPHITLPTHLVARGTSGPPPQ
- a CDS encoding phosphatase domain-containing protein, translating into MTVPTRTRPHLGARLENAVMGRIADVLRRFGWHPLAVPYTGYGSAPADDQGWVRVLMRVKLSPPRTDPQDESSEDDEGGRWWRKFFTVGLGDVPVTVRVGDRVHEVSSGRGGYIDAVLASDLTPGWHEVPVRVEGRPAATADLRVVGPDERLGLISDIDDTVMVTALPRPLLAFWNTFVVKETSRRPVPGMAALYGRLREPEPDALVVYLSTGAWNVARAISRFLERHDYPRGPLLMTDWGPTNDGWFRSGRDHKHRELRRLVGDLPQLRWVLVGDDGQHDPQLYEDLAGEVPQSLRMVLIRQLSAVEQVLTHGSPLPPPNQSQALNAPSPVPWLRGTDGAALTAQLEQARPSSEKPSSGKPSSGT